The following are encoded together in the Kwoniella europaea PYCC6329 chromosome 1, complete sequence genome:
- a CDS encoding tRNA pseudouridine(55) synthase: protein MPKSPSMPALPLNGLFPIAKPSGPSSMKVIDSITSLLLESKLFDDPEKRKHARFQKNKKKNTAHLGLKIGQGGTLDPLADGVLVIGVNRGTKHLNRFLECTKEYESIGLLGCITTSMDSDDPVLSTSSWEHVTREDIEKVLDRFRGEIDQVPPIFSALKMDGKPLYEYARESKPLPRPIPTRKCQVSIELIDFKPASVTPGDDGHQYKWPTKKLSEDEKKVFRKLTDIVSQAGTEPSKPKGTNPTISEESAFNGDVPESKQAETKKESFVPDLEKPDYPEISPINGLRPPTFTVKMTVSSGTYVRSIVHDIGVALGCGAHVVKLTRTRQGEFSLYGDEKVLAASASASEDIKSKTEAPLEQINPGTDAKAEEEEIPGPTNGSIPWPVWERAIKEREETIKAEKQEKEEAIMSGMSAEEIHTNYSPEAIKQRRYEGGLREWEVEVLRRFVSVPVPPNGGHGEGHGKKQY from the exons ATGccaaaatcaccttcaatgCCGGCCTTACCCCTCAATGGTCTATTCCCCATAGCCAAGCCTTCAGGTCCGAGCTC GATGAAAGTGATAGATTCAATCACATCGCTCTTACTAGAGTCCAAGTTATTTGATGATCCCGAAAAAAGGAAACATGCAAGATTccagaagaacaagaagaagaacacgGCTCATTTAGGACTGAAGATCGGTCAAGGAGGCACACTGGATCCGCTAGCTGATGGTGTACTGG TCATCGGCGTGAACAGAGGTACGAAGCATCTGAATAGGTTTTTGGAATGCacaaag GAATACGAAAGTATAGGTTTATTGGGATGTATAACAACTTCAATGGATTCTGATGATCCCGTATTATCGACATCATCCTGGGAACACGTTACAAGGGAAGATATAGAAAAAGTTTTGGATAGGTTCAGAGGAGAGATAGATCAAGTACCTCCCAT CTTCTCGGCTCTTAAGATGGATGGTAAACCCTTATACGAATATGCCCGAGAATCGAAACCTCTACCTCGTCCAATACCCACACGTAAATGTCAAGTATCAATCGAGTTAATCGACTTCAAACCTGCTTCCGTCACACCAGGAGACGATGGACACCAATACAAATGGCCTACAAAGAaattatcagaagatgagaagaaagtgTTTAGGAAATTGACTGATATAGTCTCTCAAGCTGGTACAGAACCTTCTAAACCTAAAGGTACAAACCCTACTATATCAGAAGAAAGTGCGTTTAATGGGGATGTACCCGAGTCCAAACAGGCAGAAACGAAGAAAGAATCTTTTGTACCAGATTTAGAAAAACCTGATTATCCTGAGATATCACCTATAAATGGTTTACGACCACCTACATTTACTGTCAAGATGACTGTTTCAAGTGGGACGTACGTTAGGTCAATCGTACATGATATAGGGGTAGCTCTGGGCTGTGGTGCACATGTCGTGAAATTGACGAGGACgagacaaggtgaattcTCGTTGTACGGTGATGAAAAAGTTTTggcagcatcagcatcagcatccgAGGATATCAAATCGAAGACAGAAGCTCCATTGGAACAAATCAACCCAGGAACAGACGCTaaggctgaagaagaggagattcCAGGACCTACGAACGGATCTATACCTTGGCCTGTGTGGGAACGAGCCATCAAGGAGCGTGAGGAAActatcaaagctgaaaaacaagagaaggaagaagctatcATGTCAGGTATGAGTGCCGAGGAGATTCACACAAACTACTCGCCAGAGGCTATCAAGCAGAGGAGGTATGAAGGAGGATTAAGAGAATGGGAAGTCGAAGTGTTGAGGAGGTTCGTCAGTGTGCCTGTACCACCTAATGGGGGGCATGGTGAAGGTCATGGCAAGAAACAATATTAA